One region of Thunnus albacares chromosome 20, fThuAlb1.1, whole genome shotgun sequence genomic DNA includes:
- the plekha1b gene encoding pleckstrin homology domain-containing family A member 1 isoform X3: MPYVDRQNRICGFLDIEENESSGRFLRRYFILNTQLGKLLWYMDNPQNLPEGAEQVGSLNLTYISKVSDATKLRPKAEFCFVINAGMRKFYLQANDQQDLVEWITVLNNATKITVPKPGEGHAANAETPQEILGAMKQVSYKTEIVGGVPIITTTQEQGEGQNGAERGGLRRGQNHLPYFLSRGAQDQAVIKAGYCVKQGAVMKNWKRRYFMLDENAVSYFKSDLEREALRVIPLKEIHKVQECKQSELMMRDNLFEMVTSSRTFYMQADSPEDMHSWIKAISGAIVAQRGPGRSANTIRQARRLSSPCIQRSAVTTPLPPQHPPPPSTTPSTRNYTTHNLPPAPPPRALSLTLDSHHHQDNFLGLLPWRLSGVQSVMMPLPTARSRLSLQETVRSSK; this comes from the exons ATGCCTTACGTGGACCGACAGAATCGCATCTGCGGCTTCCTGGACATCGAGGAGAACGAGAGCAGCGGCAGGTTCCTGCGCCGATACTTCATCCTGAACACTCAGCTGGGCAAGCTGCTGTGGTACATGGATAACCCTCAG AATCTGCCTGAAGGAGCAGAGCAGGTGGGATCTCTCAATCTGACCTACATCTCCAAG GTCAGTGATGCCACCAAACTCAGACCAAAGGCAGAGTTCTGCTTTG TTATAAATGCAGGAATGAGGAAGTTTTATCTGCAGGCTAACGACCAGCAGGATTTGGTGGAATGGATCACTGTTCTCAACAACGCCACCAAGATAACT GTGCCAAAGCCAGGTGAAGGCCATGCTGCTAACGCAGAGACTCCCCAGGAAATACTGGGAGCCATGAAACAGGTCTCCTACAAGACTGAGATCGTAGGAGGAGTCCCTATCATCACCActacacag gAGCAGGGGGAGGGGCAGAATGGGGCGGAGCGTGGAGGTTTGAGGCGGGGTCAGAATCACCTGCCCTACTTCCTGTCCAGGGGAGCTCAGGACCAGGCCGTCATCAAGGCCGGATACTGTGTTAAACAGGGAGCTGTG ATGAAGAACTGGAAGAGAAGATACTTCATGCTGGATGAAAACGCTGTCAGCTACTTCAAATCTGACTTg GAGAGGGAAGCACTGAGAGTCATTCCACTGAAGGAGATTCACAAAGTTCAGGAGTGCAAACAGAG tGAGCTGATGATGAGAGACAACCTGTTTGAGATGGTCACCAGCTCCAGAACCTTCTACATGCAG gcTGACAGTCCAGAGGACATGCACAGCTGGATAAAGGCCATCTCAGGGGCGATCGTGGCTCAGCGCGGCCCCGGACGCTCAGCTAACACT atCCGTCAGGCCAGAAGGCTGTCCAGCCCTTGTATACAGAG GAGCGCAGTGAccactcctctccctccccaACATCCTCCTCCACCTTCTACTACTCCCTCGACCAGGAACTACACTACCCACAATCTTCCCCCAGCTCCGCCACCGCGGGCGCTCAGCCTCACACTGGACTCGCACCACCACCAGGACAACTTCCTGGGTCTGCTTCCGTGGAGGCTGAGCGGTGTCCAGTCGGTGATGATGCCCCTCCCCACGGCTCGCTCCCGCCTGTCGCTACAAGAGACGGTGCGGTCGTCAAAGTAA
- the plekha1b gene encoding pleckstrin homology domain-containing family A member 1 isoform X2 encodes MPYVDRQNRICGFLDIEENESSGRFLRRYFILNTQLGKLLWYMDNPQNLPEGAEQVGSLNLTYISKVSDATKLRPKAEFCFVINAGMRKFYLQANDQQDLVEWITVLNNATKITVPKPGEGHAANAETPQEILGAMKQVSYKTEIVGGVPIITTTQEQGEGQNGAERGGLRRGQNHLPYFLSRGAQDQAVIKAGYCVKQGAVMKNWKRRYFMLDENAVSYFKSDLEREALRVIPLKEIHKVQECKQSELMMRDNLFEMVTSSRTFYMQADSPEDMHSWIKAISGAIVAQRGPGRSANTIRQARRLSSPCIQRYTPFCSGECSTSAVTTPLPPQHPPPPSTTPSTRNYTTHNLPPAPPPRALSLTLDSHHHQDNFLGLLPWRLSGVQSVMMPLPTARSRLSLQETVRSSK; translated from the exons ATGCCTTACGTGGACCGACAGAATCGCATCTGCGGCTTCCTGGACATCGAGGAGAACGAGAGCAGCGGCAGGTTCCTGCGCCGATACTTCATCCTGAACACTCAGCTGGGCAAGCTGCTGTGGTACATGGATAACCCTCAG AATCTGCCTGAAGGAGCAGAGCAGGTGGGATCTCTCAATCTGACCTACATCTCCAAG GTCAGTGATGCCACCAAACTCAGACCAAAGGCAGAGTTCTGCTTTG TTATAAATGCAGGAATGAGGAAGTTTTATCTGCAGGCTAACGACCAGCAGGATTTGGTGGAATGGATCACTGTTCTCAACAACGCCACCAAGATAACT GTGCCAAAGCCAGGTGAAGGCCATGCTGCTAACGCAGAGACTCCCCAGGAAATACTGGGAGCCATGAAACAGGTCTCCTACAAGACTGAGATCGTAGGAGGAGTCCCTATCATCACCActacacag gAGCAGGGGGAGGGGCAGAATGGGGCGGAGCGTGGAGGTTTGAGGCGGGGTCAGAATCACCTGCCCTACTTCCTGTCCAGGGGAGCTCAGGACCAGGCCGTCATCAAGGCCGGATACTGTGTTAAACAGGGAGCTGTG ATGAAGAACTGGAAGAGAAGATACTTCATGCTGGATGAAAACGCTGTCAGCTACTTCAAATCTGACTTg GAGAGGGAAGCACTGAGAGTCATTCCACTGAAGGAGATTCACAAAGTTCAGGAGTGCAAACAGAG tGAGCTGATGATGAGAGACAACCTGTTTGAGATGGTCACCAGCTCCAGAACCTTCTACATGCAG gcTGACAGTCCAGAGGACATGCACAGCTGGATAAAGGCCATCTCAGGGGCGATCGTGGCTCAGCGCGGCCCCGGACGCTCAGCTAACACT atCCGTCAGGCCAGAAGGCTGTCCAGCCCTTGTATACAGAGGTATACGCCATTCTGCAGTGGTGAATGCAGCAC GAGCGCAGTGAccactcctctccctccccaACATCCTCCTCCACCTTCTACTACTCCCTCGACCAGGAACTACACTACCCACAATCTTCCCCCAGCTCCGCCACCGCGGGCGCTCAGCCTCACACTGGACTCGCACCACCACCAGGACAACTTCCTGGGTCTGCTTCCGTGGAGGCTGAGCGGTGTCCAGTCGGTGATGATGCCCCTCCCCACGGCTCGCTCCCGCCTGTCGCTACAAGAGACGGTGCGGTCGTCAAAGTAA
- the plekha1b gene encoding pleckstrin homology domain-containing family A member 1 isoform X1, with protein MPYVDRQNRICGFLDIEENESSGRFLRRYFILNTQLGKLLWYMDNPQNLPEGAEQVGSLNLTYISKVSDATKLRPKAEFCFVINAGMRKFYLQANDQQDLVEWITVLNNATKITVPKPGEGHAANAETPQEILGAMKQVSYKTEIVGGVPIITTTQEQGEGQNGAERGGLRRGQNHLPYFLSRGAQDQAVIKAGYCVKQGAVMKNWKRRYFMLDENAVSYFKSDLEREALRVIPLKEIHKVQECKQSELMMRDNLFEMVTSSRTFYMQADSPEDMHSWIKAISGAIVAQRGPGRSANTERSDHSSPSPTSSSTFYYSLDQELHYPQSSPSSATAGAQPHTGLAPPPGQLPGSASVEAERCPVGDDAPPHGSLPPVATRDGAVVKVTREEESPWKRRSEIARLGSDSSGGELSSRTTENSDLQMSLI; from the exons ATGCCTTACGTGGACCGACAGAATCGCATCTGCGGCTTCCTGGACATCGAGGAGAACGAGAGCAGCGGCAGGTTCCTGCGCCGATACTTCATCCTGAACACTCAGCTGGGCAAGCTGCTGTGGTACATGGATAACCCTCAG AATCTGCCTGAAGGAGCAGAGCAGGTGGGATCTCTCAATCTGACCTACATCTCCAAG GTCAGTGATGCCACCAAACTCAGACCAAAGGCAGAGTTCTGCTTTG TTATAAATGCAGGAATGAGGAAGTTTTATCTGCAGGCTAACGACCAGCAGGATTTGGTGGAATGGATCACTGTTCTCAACAACGCCACCAAGATAACT GTGCCAAAGCCAGGTGAAGGCCATGCTGCTAACGCAGAGACTCCCCAGGAAATACTGGGAGCCATGAAACAGGTCTCCTACAAGACTGAGATCGTAGGAGGAGTCCCTATCATCACCActacacag gAGCAGGGGGAGGGGCAGAATGGGGCGGAGCGTGGAGGTTTGAGGCGGGGTCAGAATCACCTGCCCTACTTCCTGTCCAGGGGAGCTCAGGACCAGGCCGTCATCAAGGCCGGATACTGTGTTAAACAGGGAGCTGTG ATGAAGAACTGGAAGAGAAGATACTTCATGCTGGATGAAAACGCTGTCAGCTACTTCAAATCTGACTTg GAGAGGGAAGCACTGAGAGTCATTCCACTGAAGGAGATTCACAAAGTTCAGGAGTGCAAACAGAG tGAGCTGATGATGAGAGACAACCTGTTTGAGATGGTCACCAGCTCCAGAACCTTCTACATGCAG gcTGACAGTCCAGAGGACATGCACAGCTGGATAAAGGCCATCTCAGGGGCGATCGTGGCTCAGCGCGGCCCCGGACGCTCAGCTAACACT GAGCGCAGTGAccactcctctccctccccaACATCCTCCTCCACCTTCTACTACTCCCTCGACCAGGAACTACACTACCCACAATCTTCCCCCAGCTCCGCCACCGCGGGCGCTCAGCCTCACACTGGACTCGCACCACCACCAGGACAACTTCCTGGGTCTGCTTCCGTGGAGGCTGAGCGGTGTCCAGTCGGTGATGATGCCCCTCCCCACGGCTCGCTCCCGCCTGTCGCTACAAGAGACGGTGCGGTCGTCAAAGTAACGAGGGAGGAGGAGTCGCCGTGGAAACGCCGCAGCGAAATCGCCCGGCTGGGATCCGACAGCAGCGGAGGCGAGCTGAGCAGTCGCACCACTGAGAATTCAGACCTGCAGATGTCCCTGATTTGA